A genomic stretch from Juglans microcarpa x Juglans regia isolate MS1-56 chromosome 3S, Jm3101_v1.0, whole genome shotgun sequence includes:
- the LOC121257037 gene encoding uncharacterized protein At4g06744-like, translated as MVTLSFCVPFLLLSTCLLHQCLHYEVAAADPVVGSNREALEIIIGGGGGGNYPAPSPEYVDCPPPPPPPSPPPPSPPPPPSPPPPSPSPPPPSPPPPPSPPPPSPSPPPPSPPPPSPPPPSPPPPSPPPPSPPPPSPPPPSPPPPLSRLELVKPVLRRFQRMATSDPQGIFKTWTGNNICKWKGLFCDTRPDFNQPALAAVDFNGYKLGRKDGGSLPLTGFMDELPDITVFHANSNNFTGGVPKKIMTLKYFFELDLSNNKLSGQFPMEVLGATQLTFLDLRFNSLCGTVPPGVFNLDVDVIFINNNNFVQRLPDNLGSTPALYLTFAHNKFTGQIPRSIGTGKTSENLIEVLFLNNQLSGCLPPEIGRLKRATVFDVSINWLTGPIPQSFQCLTKIALLNLAQNQFYGAIPEAICKLPDLSKFTLSHNYITEVGPECRKLIGKGILDVRMNCIIDLPEQRSKKECANFFTKTAKFHTCPNDKMYLSYIPCKRKYYSGSDHQPTVAATSPLSYDALTPHGS; from the coding sequence ATGGTCACCCTCTCGTTTTGTGTTCCATTTCTTTTGCTATCGACATGCTTACTTCATCAATGTTTGCACTACGAGGTGGCTGCTGCTGATCCTGTCGTTGGGTCCAATAGAGAAGCATTGGAGATAATCataggtggtggtggaggtggcaATTATCCTGCTCCTTCTCCTGAATATGTAGACTGTCCTCCTCCCCCGCCGCCCCCATCGCCACCTCCTCCATCTCCGCCACCGCCCCCATCGccacctcctccatctccatctccaccTCCTCCATCTCCGCCACCGCCCCCATCGccacctcctccatctccatctccacctcctccatctccaccaccaccatcgcCCCCGCCCCCATCGccacctcctccatctccaccaccaccatcgcCCCCGCCCCCATCGccacctcctccatctccaCCACCCCCGCTATCGCGACTTGAACTAGTCAAACCCGTTCTTCGAAGATTTCAAAGGATGGCTACCTCAGACCCACAGGGCATTTTCAAGACATGGACGGGCAACAACATATGCAAGTGGAAGGGCTTATTTTGTGACACACGTCCGGACTTCAATCAACCAGCTCTTGCTGCAGTGGACTTCAATGGCTACAAGCTTGGCCGTAAGGACGGCGGCAGCCTCCCTCTCACTGGCTTCATGGACGAGTTACCAGATATAACCGTGTTCCACGCAAACTCCAACAATTTCACCGGCGGCGTCCCCAAGAAGATCATGACACTAAAGTACTTCTTTGAGCTTGATCTGAGCAACAACAAGTTATCCGGCCAGTTTCCAATGGAAGTTCTTGGAGCCACACAATTGACGTTCTTGGACCTTCGGTTTAACTCCTTGTGCGGAACAGTTCCACCTGGAGTGTTCAACCTAGACGTGGACGTGATCTTCATCAATAACAACAACTTTGTGCAAAGGCTTCCTGACAATCTTGGCTCCACACCAGCTCTTTATCTCACTTTTGCCCACAACAAGTTCACGGGGCAAATCCCACGAAGCATAGGCACTGGCAAGACTTCAGAAAACCTCATTGAGGTGCTCTTCTTGAACAACCAGCTCTCGGGATGCTTGCCACCCGAGATTGGCCGCTTGAAACGGGCAACCGTGTTTGATGTGAGCATTAACTGGTTGACAGGTCCAATACCCCAGTCATTTCAGTGCCTGACGAAAATAGCATTGCTTAATTTGGCTCAGAACCAATTCTATGGGGCGATCCCGGAGGCCATCTGCAAGCTACCTGACCTGTCTAAATTCACGTTATCACACAACTACATCACCGAAGTCGGCCCCGAATGCAGGAAGTTGATAGGAAAGGGCATTCTTGATGTTCGAATGAATTGCATTATAGATCTTCCAGAACAGAGATCAAAGAAGGAATGTGCTAATTTTTTCACCAAGACGGCCAAGTTCCACACCTGCCCCAACGATAAGATGTACCTGTCTTACATTCCATGCAAGCGTAAGTATTATTCAGGTTCGGATCATCAACCAACGGTTGCAGCCACTTCGCCATTGTCCTATGACGCTCTTACGCCGCATGGGTCGTGA